Proteins encoded in a region of the Sander lucioperca isolate FBNREF2018 chromosome 18, SLUC_FBN_1.2, whole genome shotgun sequence genome:
- the LOC116057671 gene encoding syntaxin-11-like encodes MRDRLGELQTFTTKLAGEEDRPEDDQEGQDHTTEDEELEHTIVFEGEGVMDSIYKEAQALRKEMLLLKMDVKRLGKQNTRFLTSVRRISSIKRDSNALGRDIKARGEAIYARLEKLGRLSKKLEEEHGPTSALARMVRSQCISLNNAFHNAISEYNEAEIVQRENCKTRIQRQAEIMGKEVSREQIDEMIETGKWNVFSDNLLLEGKTARSALNEIENRHKELLELEGRIRDIHELFFQMAQLVEEQGCMLDNIEANVGATQDYVVKATVQIKKAVKYKKNNPCKKLFCCCFPCCN; translated from the coding sequence ATGAGGGACCGACTGGGTGAGCTGCAGACCTTCACCACCAAGCTtgcaggagaggaggacaggccTGAGGATGACCAGGAGGGCCAGGACCACACCACTGAGGATGAGGAACTGGAACACACCATCGTGTTTGAGGGAGAGGGTGTGATGGACAGCATCTACAAAGAGGCCCAGGCGTTGAGGAAGGAGATGCTGCTTCTCAAAATGGACGTGAAGCGTCTTGGGAAGCAGAACACCAGGTTCCTCACGTCTGTCCGGAGGATCAGCAGCATCAAACGGGACTCCAACGCACTCGGACGGGACATCAAGGCCAGAGGGGAGGCCATTTACGCTCGGCTGGAGAAGCTGGGGAGGCTGAGCAAAAAGCTGGAGGAGGAGCACGGGCCTACATCAGCTTTGGCTCGCATGGTGCGTTCACAGTGTATTTCTCTAAACAACGCCTTCCACAATGCCATATCTGAGTACAACGAGGCTGAGATAGTCCAGAGGGAGAACTGCAAGACCCGCATCCAGAGGCAAGCGGAGATCATGGGCAAGGAGGTGAGCAGGGAGCAGATTGATGAGATGATCGAGACGGGCAAGTGGAACGTCTTCTCGGATAATCTCCTCCTGGAGGGAAAGACTGCCAGATCTGCTCTCAATGAGATTGAGAACCGGCACAAGGAGCTGCTGGAGCTGGAGGGCCGCATTAGGGACATTCATGAGCTTTTCTTCCAGATGGCCCAGCTGGTGGAGGAGCAGGGCTGCATGCTGGACAACATAGAAGCAAATGTAGGTGCGACTCAGGACTATGTTGTCAAGGCCACAGTTCAGATCAAGAAGGCtgtgaaatacaagaaaaacAATCCATGCAAGAAACTATTTTGTTGTTGCTTCCCTTGCTGCAATTAA
- the fbxo30a gene encoding F-box only protein 30a, which translates to MESLHSHCLKCINRRCMARPETDVCCDLIGCPLVCGAVFHSCKLEEHRLLCPYERLPCLNSVFGCPFTITRIKMAQHLETCPASIVCCTMEWNRWPVSYTDRKSYENLSKDFDEVEQLDMALALQDQRMLLESLKVTTNVSRNGDKEADESDKMATASSLPETVLGNVTVEMEEVPYNGLYRASVETSRSLAAALDIIANAKDIDVIVGNLNGEKNGALHNGENGDVCVAEGGRNVNMQENDSDSECELGAVGGVDCAVGTDGEEDGISWVEENDFVEVFFEEKEDIIEDPINDSHLVWPQMPQNDMPVVALEPPVPQIAPVPHPMPFLLSEHVRNNFLQHLPTELRYRCLERKLQNVEVLRGISMFTFNGRRALLSDPYLFRAKMEDKAVDTSDLEVADDPMGLHGIDLITAALLFCLGDSPGGRGISDSRFVDGYHIDFGTQTFSFPSAILATNTMVGDIASASACDHASPQLSNPSPFHTLRLDLVLECVARYQTKQRSMFTFVCGQLFRRDEFSSHFKNVHGDIHAGLNGWMEQRCPLAYYGCTYSQRRFCPSVQGFRIIHDRHLGSFGVKPGLPLKTGDNLPRKACRFDSRYDQFSSLPFEVLQHVASFLDSFSLCQLSRVSHTMRDVCASLLQMRGMVVLLWEKKRRADGSPSWQITDKVWRFSTAFGTVNEWKFANIASMADHLKKCKFNMISRREEAIPLPCMCFTRELTKEGRCLRSVLKPVA; encoded by the exons ATGGAGAGCCTGCACTCCCACTGCCTTAAATGCATCAACAGAAGATGCATGGCAAGACCAGAGACGGATGTTTGCTGCGACCTCATCGGCTGTCCTCTTGTCTGTGGGGCAGTTTTTCACTCATGCAAACTAGAGGAACACCGTCTACTGTGTCCATATGAACGGCTGCCATGCCTTAACAGCGTATTTGGCTGCCCGTTCACTATTACGAGGATCAAAATGGCACAACACCTTGAGACGTGCCCAGCAAGTATAGTGTGTTGTACTATGGAGTGGAATCGCTGGCCTGTAAGCTACACTGATCGCAAGTCCTATGAAAACTTGAGCAAAGACTTTGATGAAGTGGAGCAGCTAGACATGGCCTTGGCTCTGCAGGATCAGAGGATGTTGTTGGAGTCTCTGAAGGTCACAACCAACGTGTCAAGGAACGGCGATAAGGAAGCAGATGAAAGTGACAAAATGGCCACAGCATCGAGTCTACCGGAGACAGTGTTGGGTAATGTAACCGTGGAAATGGAAGAGGTGCCCTATAATGGGTTGTATAGAGCCTCAGTAGAGACAAGCAGAAGTTTAGCAGCAGCCTTGGACATCATCGCTAATGCCAAGGATATCGATGTAATTGTTGGAAATTTAAATGGGGAAAAGAATGGAGCACTCCACAATGGAGAAAATGGAGATGTCTGTGTCGCGGAGGGTGGGAGGAATGTAAATATGCAGGAGAATGACTCTGATTCAGAGTGTGAGCTTGGAGCAGTAGGTGGAGTAGATTGCGCAGTCGGGACAGATGGAGAAGAGGATGGTATTAGCTGGGTAGAAGAAAACGATTTTGTAGAGGTATTTTTTGAAGAGAAGGAAGACATTATCGAGGATCCAATAAATGATTCCCACCTTGTCTGGCCACAGATGCCTCAGAATGACATGCCTGTAGTAGCACTGGAACCTCCTGTGCCCCAAATAGCTCCAGTTCCACATCCAATGCCATTCCTGCTGTCTGAACACGTGAGAAATAACTTCTTACAACACTTACCTACTGAACTCAGGTATAGATGTTTAGAGCGTAAACTACAGAATGTTGAAGTTCTTAGAGGAATAAGTATGTTTACATTTAATGGACGCCGGGCTCTGCTGTCAGACCCTTACTTGTTTCGAGCAAAGATGGAGGACAAGGCAGTAGACACGTCTGACCTGGAGGTAGCAGATGACCCCATGGGCCTCCACGGCATTGACCTCATCACTGCAGCTTTGCTCTTTTGCCTCGGCGACTCTCCAGGAGGCAGAGGCATCTCAGACAGCAGGTTTGTCGATGGCTACCACATTGACTTTGGTACTCAGACATTCTCATTCCCTTCAGCCATTCTTGCAACTAACACCATGGTGGGAGATATTGCTTCGGCCTCTGCCTGCGATCACGCCAGCCCACAGCTCTCCAATCCAAGCCCCTTCCACACGCTCAGGCTGGACCTGGTGCTCGAATGTGTGGCTCGATACCAAACAAAGCAGCGCTCCATGTTCACATTTGTGTGCGGGCAGCTGTTCCGGCGGGATGAGTTCTCGtctcatttcaaaaatgttcaCGGGGATATTCACGCCGGACTCAATGGCTGGATGGAGCAGCGCTGCCCCTTGGCCTACTATGGCTGCACCTACTCCCAAAGACGGTTCTGCCCGTCTGTACAGGGCTTCAGAATCATCCACGACCGGCACCTTGGCTCGTTTGGGGTTAAGCCTGGTTTGCCCTTAAAAACTGGCGACAACCTCCCAAGAAAAGCCTGCCGCTTTGACTCTCGGTACGATCAGTTCAGCAGCCTTCCGTTTGAAGTGTTGCAACATGTAGCAAGCTTCCTAGACAGCTTTAGCTTGTGCCAACTGTCCAGAGTGTCCCACACCATGAGGGATGTGTGTGCTAGTCTGCTCCAGATGCGTGGCATGGTCGTCCTGCTGTGGGAGAAGAAACGGCGTGCTGATGGGTCTCCTTCATGGCAGATCACAGACAAG GTGTGGCGATTCAGCACAGCTTTTGGTACTGTAAATGAGTGGAAGTTTGCCAACATCGCCAGCATGGCCGACCACCTCAAGAAGTGCAAGTTCAATATGATTTCCCGTCGGGAGGAGGCGATCCCGCTGCCATGCATGTGTTTCACCAGAGAGCTCACGAAGGAAGGAAGGTGTTTACGCTCAGTTCTCAAACCAGTGGCATAA